In one Parageobacillus genomosp. 1 genomic region, the following are encoded:
- a CDS encoding Leu/Phe/Val dehydrogenase yields the protein MSTVIRQTSQVDIFTQMREHEQVVFCNDEQTGLKAIIAIHNTTLGPALGGCRMYPYATIEDALFDVLRLSKGMTYKCLAADVDFGGGKAVIIGDPRKDKTPELFRAFGQFVESLNGRFYTGTDMGTTPDDFVHALKETNCIVGVPEAYGGSGDSSVPTALGVIYGIQATNKVIWGSDALYGKTYAIQGLGKVGKKVALQLLEEGADLYVCDINEAVVEEVVAYGKKLGASVKAVQGPEIYSTDADVFVPCAFGNVVNDDTIHLFKVKAIVGSANNQLLDVRHGQLLKERGIVYAPDYIVNAGGLIQVADELYGPNKERVLEKTKTIYSTLLHIYAQAEAEQITTVEAANRFCEERLRQRSRRNNFFTHHKRPKWDIRR from the coding sequence ATGAGTACCGTCATCAGACAAACGAGCCAGGTGGATATATTTACGCAAATGCGTGAGCATGAGCAAGTAGTGTTTTGCAATGATGAGCAAACAGGATTAAAAGCGATTATTGCCATTCATAATACGACGCTCGGCCCGGCGCTTGGCGGATGCCGCATGTATCCGTACGCGACCATCGAGGACGCTTTGTTCGACGTGCTTCGTTTATCGAAAGGAATGACGTATAAATGTTTGGCGGCCGATGTCGATTTTGGCGGAGGCAAAGCGGTCATTATCGGCGATCCCCGCAAAGACAAAACGCCGGAATTGTTTCGCGCCTTCGGCCAGTTTGTCGAATCGTTAAACGGCCGCTTCTATACGGGAACCGATATGGGAACGACGCCGGACGATTTCGTTCATGCGTTGAAAGAAACGAATTGCATCGTCGGCGTTCCCGAAGCATACGGCGGCAGCGGCGATTCCTCGGTGCCAACGGCCTTAGGCGTCATTTACGGCATTCAAGCGACGAACAAAGTCATTTGGGGCAGTGATGCTCTGTATGGAAAAACATACGCGATTCAAGGGTTAGGCAAAGTAGGCAAGAAAGTCGCCTTGCAGCTGTTGGAAGAAGGAGCGGATTTATACGTTTGCGACATTAACGAAGCAGTGGTCGAAGAAGTGGTGGCGTATGGCAAAAAACTTGGCGCGAGCGTGAAAGCAGTGCAAGGGCCGGAAATTTACAGCACCGATGCCGATGTGTTTGTTCCATGCGCCTTTGGCAACGTCGTGAACGATGACACGATCCATCTCTTCAAAGTAAAGGCGATCGTCGGCTCGGCGAACAACCAGCTTCTCGACGTGCGCCACGGGCAGCTTTTAAAGGAGAGAGGAATCGTATACGCACCTGATTATATTGTGAATGCCGGCGGGCTGATTCAAGTGGCTGACGAACTTTATGGGCCGAATAAAGAGAGAGTGCTCGAGAAAACGAAAACGATTTATTCGACGCTTCTTCATATTTACGCCCAGGCTGAAGCCGAGCAAATCACCACGGTTGAAGCGGCCAACCGCTTTTGCGAGGAACGGCTGCGGCAACGAAGCCGCCGCAATAACTTTTTTACCCATCATAAGCGGCCGAAATGGGATATTCGCCGCTAA